The following coding sequences lie in one Aquabacterium olei genomic window:
- a CDS encoding aspartate kinase yields MALIVHKYGGTSMGSTERIRNVAKRVAKWVRAGHQLVVVPSAMSGETNRLLGLAKELSERPSPRELDMIASTGEQVSVGLLAIALQAEGVEAVSYAGWQVPVKTDSSFTKARIESIDDARVRADLAAGKVVVITGFQGVDPNGHITTLGRGGSDTSAVAIAAAMKADECLIYTDVDGVYTTDPRVVPEARRMKAISFEEMLEMASLGSKVLQIRSVEFAGKYRVPTRVLSSFTPWDIDVEEEAKSGTLISFEEDENMEQAVVSGIAFSRDEAKITVVGVPDTPGIAYQILGKVAEANIDVDVIIQNVSHDGKTDFSFTVPRGDYAKTIELLQTKVQPALGAREIVGDPKICKVSIVGIGMRSHVGIASTMFKTLSDEGINIQMITTSEIKTSVVIDEKYMELAVRALHKAFGLDASKA; encoded by the coding sequence ATGGCACTGATCGTTCACAAATACGGCGGCACGTCGATGGGCTCCACCGAGCGCATCCGCAACGTGGCCAAGCGCGTGGCCAAGTGGGTGCGGGCGGGACATCAACTCGTGGTCGTTCCCTCGGCCATGAGCGGTGAGACCAACCGCCTGCTGGGCCTGGCCAAAGAACTCTCCGAGCGTCCCAGCCCGCGCGAGCTCGACATGATCGCCTCCACGGGCGAGCAGGTGTCCGTGGGGCTGCTGGCCATTGCGCTGCAGGCTGAAGGCGTCGAAGCCGTCAGCTACGCAGGCTGGCAGGTGCCGGTCAAGACCGACTCGTCGTTCACCAAGGCCCGTATCGAAAGCATCGACGATGCTCGCGTGCGCGCCGACCTGGCCGCCGGCAAGGTGGTGGTGATCACCGGTTTCCAGGGCGTCGACCCGAACGGCCACATCACGACCCTGGGTCGCGGTGGCTCGGACACCTCGGCCGTGGCGATCGCCGCGGCCATGAAGGCCGACGAATGCCTGATCTACACCGACGTGGATGGCGTGTACACGACCGACCCCCGCGTGGTGCCGGAAGCCCGTCGCATGAAGGCCATCAGCTTTGAAGAGATGCTGGAAATGGCCTCGCTGGGCTCGAAGGTCCTGCAGATCCGCTCGGTGGAGTTTGCCGGCAAGTACCGTGTACCGACCCGCGTGCTCTCCAGCTTCACCCCCTGGGACATCGACGTGGAAGAAGAAGCCAAGTCGGGCACGCTCATCAGTTTTGAGGAAGACGAGAACATGGAACAAGCCGTTGTTTCCGGCATCGCGTTCAGCCGCGACGAAGCCAAGATCACCGTGGTCGGCGTGCCCGACACCCCCGGCATCGCCTACCAGATCCTGGGCAAGGTGGCCGAGGCCAACATCGACGTGGACGTGATCATCCAGAACGTCTCGCACGACGGCAAGACGGATTTCTCGTTCACCGTGCCGCGCGGTGACTACGCCAAGACCATCGAGTTGCTGCAGACCAAGGTCCAGCCCGCCCTGGGCGCGCGTGAGATCGTGGGCGACCCGAAGATCTGCAAGGTGTCGATCGTCGGCATCGGCATGCGCAGCCACGTGGGCATCGCCTCGACGATGTTCAAGACGCTGTCGGACGAAGGCATCAACATCCAGATGATCACCACCTCGGAAATCAAGACCTCGGTCGTGATCGACGAGAAGTACATGGAGCTGGCCGTGCGCGCCCTCCACAAGGCTTTCGGCCTGGATGCATCCAAGGCCTGA
- the cysS gene encoding cysteine--tRNA ligase, protein MSLRLFNSLSRQVEPFVPMTPGQVRMYVCGMTIYDLCHVGHARMMMAFDVVQRWLRASGLQVTYVRNITDIDDKIIRRAVERGITIRQLTEEMAAAMHEDIAALGIEPPTHEPRATEYVPQMLSLISRLEARGLAYRAPSGDVNYAVRKFEGYGKLSGKSLDQLRAGERVAVDDGKQDPMDFVLWKAAKPEEPADAKYDSEYGAGRPGWHIECSAMSCSLLGEQFDIHGGGLDLQFPHHENEIAQSEGATGKRFVNYWLHNGFVNVDNEKMSKSLGNFFTIREVLKQYDGETIRFFMLRTHYRSPFNYSDAGLDDARSGLRRLYTALDAAGEVAAVEVDWSDPQAARFKAAMDEDFNTPIALSVLFDLAAELNRSSSPAVAQQLKALAGVLGLLQQQPKAYLQGGAMAAGLDAATIEGLIARRAEAKKVRDFAGADRIRDELAAQGVVLKDGPQGTTWVKA, encoded by the coding sequence ATGAGTCTGCGCTTATTCAACAGCCTGTCGCGTCAGGTCGAGCCCTTTGTACCGATGACGCCGGGTCAGGTCCGCATGTATGTGTGCGGCATGACGATCTACGACCTGTGCCACGTGGGCCACGCCCGCATGATGATGGCGTTCGACGTGGTGCAGCGCTGGCTGCGCGCGAGCGGTCTGCAGGTCACCTACGTCCGCAACATCACCGACATCGATGACAAGATCATTCGACGTGCGGTGGAACGTGGCATCACCATCCGCCAGCTCACCGAAGAGATGGCCGCGGCCATGCACGAGGACATTGCCGCGCTGGGCATCGAGCCGCCGACGCATGAGCCGCGTGCCACCGAGTACGTGCCGCAGATGCTGAGCCTCATCAGCCGACTGGAAGCGCGTGGCCTGGCCTATCGGGCGCCGAGTGGCGACGTGAACTACGCCGTGCGCAAGTTCGAGGGCTATGGCAAGCTGTCCGGCAAGTCGCTCGACCAGTTGCGCGCCGGCGAGCGCGTCGCGGTGGACGACGGCAAGCAGGATCCGATGGACTTCGTGCTCTGGAAGGCCGCCAAACCGGAAGAGCCGGCTGACGCCAAGTACGACTCGGAGTACGGTGCGGGCCGGCCTGGCTGGCACATCGAGTGCTCGGCCATGAGCTGCAGTCTGCTGGGCGAGCAGTTCGACATCCACGGCGGCGGCCTGGATCTCCAGTTCCCTCACCACGAAAACGAGATTGCGCAAAGCGAAGGGGCCACGGGCAAACGCTTCGTCAACTACTGGTTGCACAATGGCTTCGTCAACGTCGACAACGAGAAGATGTCGAAGAGCCTGGGCAACTTCTTCACCATCCGCGAGGTGCTGAAGCAGTACGACGGCGAGACCATCCGCTTCTTCATGCTGCGCACGCACTACCGCAGCCCCTTCAACTACAGCGACGCGGGGCTGGACGATGCCCGCAGCGGGTTGCGTCGCCTCTACACCGCGCTGGATGCGGCCGGCGAGGTGGCCGCTGTCGAGGTGGACTGGAGCGATCCTCAGGCGGCCCGTTTCAAGGCCGCGATGGACGAGGACTTCAACACGCCCATCGCCCTGTCGGTGCTGTTCGACCTGGCTGCGGAACTGAACCGTTCCAGCTCGCCTGCCGTGGCCCAGCAGTTGAAGGCGCTGGCAGGGGTGCTCGGCCTGCTGCAGCAGCAGCCGAAGGCCTACCTGCAGGGTGGGGCCATGGCCGCTGGCCTGGATGCCGCCACCATCGAAGGGCTGATTGCCCGCCGTGCCGAAGCCAAGAAGGTGCGCGATTTCGCGGGTGCCGATCGCATTCGCGACGAACTGGCCGCGCAGGGTGTGGTGTTGAAGGACGGTCCCCAAGGCACGACCTGGGTGAAAGCCTGA
- a CDS encoding acetyl-CoA carboxylase carboxyltransferase subunit alpha encodes MSKRHFLEFEQPIAELESKIEELRYVQSESAVDISEEIDRLSKKSQLLTKDIYASLTPWQVTQIARHPQRPYTLDYVNELFTDFQEMHGDRHYADDLSIVGGLARFNGQACMVLGHQKGRDTKERAARNFGMSRPEGYRKALRLMQTAEKFGLPVFTFVDTPGAYPGIGAEERNQSEAIGRNIFEMAKLEVPIITTIIGEGGSGGALAISVADQVLMMQYSVYSVISPEGCASILWKTAEKASDAAEALGITAHRLKALGLVDKIVSEPVGGAHRDHKQAAANLKRGLNDALRQVSDLKVKDLLQTRYDRLQSYGRFTDTKER; translated from the coding sequence ATGAGCAAAAGACACTTCCTGGAGTTCGAGCAACCGATTGCCGAACTGGAATCCAAGATCGAAGAGCTGCGTTATGTGCAGAGCGAATCGGCTGTCGACATCTCTGAAGAAATCGACCGCCTGAGCAAGAAGAGCCAGCTGCTCACCAAGGACATCTATGCCAGCCTGACGCCGTGGCAGGTGACGCAGATCGCGCGTCATCCGCAGCGTCCGTACACGCTGGACTACGTCAACGAGCTGTTCACCGATTTCCAGGAAATGCACGGTGACCGCCACTACGCCGACGACCTGTCGATCGTGGGTGGGCTGGCGCGGTTCAATGGCCAGGCGTGCATGGTGCTGGGCCATCAAAAGGGCCGTGACACCAAGGAGCGCGCGGCGCGCAACTTCGGCATGTCGCGCCCCGAGGGCTATCGCAAGGCGTTGCGCCTGATGCAGACGGCCGAGAAGTTCGGCCTGCCGGTGTTCACTTTCGTGGACACGCCGGGTGCCTATCCGGGCATCGGCGCGGAAGAGCGCAACCAGTCCGAGGCCATCGGCCGCAACATCTTCGAAATGGCCAAGCTGGAAGTGCCCATCATCACCACCATCATCGGTGAAGGTGGTTCGGGCGGCGCGCTGGCCATCAGCGTGGCCGACCAGGTGCTGATGATGCAGTACTCGGTGTACTCGGTGATTTCGCCCGAGGGCTGTGCGTCCATCCTGTGGAAGACGGCTGAAAAGGCGTCGGACGCGGCCGAAGCGCTGGGCATCACGGCACACCGCCTGAAGGCGCTGGGCCTGGTGGACAAGATTGTGAGCGAGCCGGTGGGCGGCGCACACCGCGACCACAAGCAGGCCGCAGCCAACCTGAAGCGCGGTCTGAACGACGCGCTGCGCCAGGTCAGCGACCTGAAGGTGAAGGACCTGCTGCAGACGCGCTACGACCGTCTGCAGAGCTACGGCCGGTTCACCGACACCAAGGAGCGTTGA
- a CDS encoding recombination-associated protein RdgC, with protein MFKNLTVYRIGSEWGTTAAEIETELEKSRFAPCGASQEKSVGWLEPRGVDHGPLVEVVDGQILLKLMVEQKVVPGSVVKRRCDEIAAQIERQTGRKPGKKQIKELKEQALHELLPMAFTKQSVTRVWIAPKERLLVLDTGSQARAEEVVTLLVQAMPGFAVSLIQTEMSPQVAMAHWLGTGEAPYAFTIDRECELKSTDEMKSVVRYARHPLDTDEVRQHIVSGKVPTKVAMTWRDRVSFLLTESLQVRKLAFLDVVFEGTSAAAAKQDKAESFDADAAIATGELIELIPELLDALGGELEPGSMPKETPVVPAARPSAVQDTTAPAESVDAPPWA; from the coding sequence ATGTTCAAGAACCTGACGGTCTATCGCATCGGCTCGGAGTGGGGCACCACGGCGGCCGAGATCGAAACCGAGCTGGAAAAGTCGCGCTTTGCGCCGTGCGGCGCGTCGCAGGAAAAGTCGGTGGGCTGGCTGGAGCCGCGTGGTGTCGACCACGGCCCGCTGGTCGAGGTGGTCGATGGCCAGATCCTGCTCAAGCTCATGGTTGAGCAGAAGGTGGTGCCGGGCTCGGTCGTGAAGCGCCGCTGCGACGAGATCGCTGCGCAGATCGAGAGGCAGACTGGCCGCAAGCCGGGCAAGAAGCAGATCAAGGAGCTCAAGGAGCAGGCCTTGCACGAGCTGTTGCCCATGGCGTTCACCAAGCAGTCGGTGACGCGGGTGTGGATTGCGCCCAAGGAGCGCCTGCTGGTGCTGGACACCGGCAGCCAGGCCCGGGCCGAGGAGGTGGTGACCCTGCTGGTGCAGGCCATGCCCGGTTTTGCCGTGAGCCTGATCCAGACCGAGATGTCGCCTCAGGTTGCGATGGCGCACTGGCTGGGCACGGGGGAGGCCCCTTACGCCTTCACGATCGACCGCGAGTGCGAGCTCAAGTCGACGGACGAAATGAAGTCGGTCGTGCGCTACGCGCGTCACCCGCTGGACACCGACGAGGTGCGTCAGCACATCGTGAGCGGCAAGGTGCCGACAAAGGTGGCCATGACCTGGCGCGACCGCGTCTCCTTCCTGCTGACCGAGTCGCTGCAGGTGCGCAAGCTGGCGTTTCTCGATGTGGTGTTCGAGGGCACGTCGGCTGCAGCGGCCAAGCAGGACAAGGCCGAGTCCTTCGATGCGGATGCGGCCATTGCCACGGGCGAGTTGATCGAGCTGATTCCGGAGTTGCTGGACGCGCTGGGTGGCGAATTGGAGCCGGGCAGCATGCCGAAGGAGACGCCGGTGGTGCCTGCAGCCCGTCCGTCCGCGGTGCAGGACACGACGGCGCCGGCAGAATCGGTCGACGCCCCACCCTGGGCGTGA
- a CDS encoding alpha/beta hydrolase — MHSRRLAVPPRHRWLALAISWWIGLQALTAPAVAGPLRDLLHARQAARLDAAEQDMEEAPGTGRAFRGLPAGVKRLADQSYGPTAAHRYDVYLPQRPADAQPMPILFMVHGGGWARGDKAHAPVVENKVRHWVSHGVALVSVNYPMRPDTAPDQQAREVARALTAVQGRAASWGADPARVVLMGHSAGAHLVALLSARPERAQVEGARPWLGTVCLDSAAFDVVRIMEARHPGLYDRAFGPDRADWLAASPAHQLTRPVAPILAVCSARRAESCQQARDFSARVPAGAPQVQVLPVDLSHGEINATLGEPGTYTDAVDRFLGGLPGWRTPLSGGRPTH; from the coding sequence ATGCATTCACGCCGCCTTGCCGTGCCACCGCGTCACCGATGGCTTGCCTTGGCGATCTCCTGGTGGATCGGCCTGCAGGCACTGACCGCCCCGGCAGTGGCCGGCCCGTTGCGTGATCTGCTGCATGCGCGGCAGGCAGCCCGTCTGGATGCGGCCGAGCAGGACATGGAAGAAGCGCCTGGCACAGGCCGCGCCTTCCGCGGGTTGCCCGCGGGCGTGAAGCGTCTGGCGGACCAGTCTTACGGCCCGACCGCCGCGCATCGGTACGACGTCTACCTGCCGCAACGGCCTGCCGACGCGCAACCAATGCCCATCCTCTTCATGGTGCACGGCGGCGGGTGGGCCCGAGGCGACAAGGCCCACGCGCCCGTGGTGGAAAACAAGGTCCGCCACTGGGTGTCGCACGGCGTCGCGCTGGTCTCCGTGAACTACCCGATGCGGCCCGACACCGCGCCCGATCAACAGGCCCGTGAAGTGGCCCGCGCCCTGACCGCGGTGCAGGGTCGCGCCGCATCCTGGGGTGCCGACCCGGCACGCGTGGTGCTCATGGGCCACTCGGCCGGCGCCCACCTGGTCGCGCTACTCTCCGCACGCCCGGAGCGCGCACAGGTGGAAGGGGCCCGGCCGTGGCTGGGCACAGTGTGCCTGGACAGCGCCGCCTTCGATGTCGTGCGCATCATGGAGGCGCGGCACCCCGGCCTGTATGACCGGGCGTTCGGACCGGATCGCGCTGACTGGCTGGCAGCCTCACCCGCGCACCAACTGACGCGTCCCGTCGCGCCCATTCTGGCGGTGTGCAGCGCACGCCGCGCCGAATCATGTCAGCAGGCGCGCGACTTTTCTGCGCGGGTGCCGGCCGGCGCACCTCAGGTCCAGGTACTTCCGGTGGACCTTTCCCACGGCGAGATCAACGCCACGCTGGGAGAGCCCGGCACCTACACCGATGCCGTCGATCGCTTTCTGGGCGGGCTTCCCGGGTGGCGAACACCGCTCAGCGGTGGGCGGCCCACCCACTGA
- a CDS encoding alpha/beta fold hydrolase, producing the protein MPDTSPPIWILLRGLLRESGHWGGFVQTLQAALPLGSLIITPDLPGNGARWREPSPTRVVDMVEAVRSDLRARGVDRPCHVLAMSLGAMVATEWARTHPDELHRCVLVNTSLRPYSPFWHRLQPQQYRRIARLILSGTSLEWEDGIMRMTTRHPGPRQALLAAWLSLRSSHPVSRLNGLRQLWAAARYRADSAPDVPLLLLNSAGDELVHPSCSARLATAWGLRLHTHPTAGHDIPVDDGAWVARQVAEWLADDTACPQPPPLNTVAVDVAVSAPF; encoded by the coding sequence ATGCCAGACACTTCGCCGCCCATCTGGATCCTGCTGCGCGGCCTGCTGCGCGAAAGTGGTCACTGGGGCGGGTTCGTGCAGACCCTGCAAGCGGCGCTGCCACTCGGCAGCCTCATCATCACACCCGACCTGCCTGGCAACGGGGCGCGCTGGCGTGAGCCGAGCCCCACGCGTGTGGTCGACATGGTGGAAGCCGTACGAAGCGACCTTCGTGCGCGTGGAGTGGACCGCCCCTGCCACGTTCTTGCCATGTCGCTGGGTGCGATGGTTGCCACGGAATGGGCCCGGACGCACCCGGACGAGTTGCATCGCTGCGTGCTCGTCAACACGAGCCTGCGCCCTTACAGCCCCTTCTGGCACCGACTGCAGCCACAGCAGTACCGCCGCATCGCGCGGCTGATTCTCAGCGGCACCTCGCTGGAATGGGAGGACGGCATCATGCGGATGACGACCCGTCACCCTGGCCCGCGTCAGGCCCTGCTGGCCGCCTGGCTCAGCCTGCGATCCAGTCACCCCGTGAGTCGACTGAACGGGCTGCGACAGCTGTGGGCGGCCGCGCGTTACCGCGCCGACAGCGCGCCCGACGTGCCGCTGCTGTTGCTCAACAGCGCGGGCGACGAGCTGGTTCACCCGAGCTGCTCTGCGCGTCTCGCCACCGCTTGGGGGCTGCGTCTGCACACCCACCCGACAGCCGGACATGACATCCCGGTCGACGATGGGGCCTGGGTGGCCAGACAAGTGGCCGAATGGCTGGCCGACGACACCGCCTGCCCGCAGCCGCCTCCGTTGAACACGGTGGCGGTGGACGTCGCTGTCAGCGCCCCCTTCTGA
- the tilS gene encoding tRNA lysidine(34) synthetase TilS encodes MSATVLEGPAVVAVACSGGRDSLALLHATASAARDVPGLAVVAFHVHHGLSAHADAWQAHVERCCAAWVKQGLPVRCMVRRVQCADDGRGVEAAARAARYEALRDMAREAGADRVLLAHHRRDQAETVLLQALRGGSAAGLAAMPREAWRGGICWIRPWLGHTRQAIDAYIAAHGLAPVEDDSNDSPAFARNRLRLAVWPALTQAFPEAEAALAASARRLADAQAVVDQAVTGALNGLTDGAGALDAAGWADLDAPMRRLMLVKWSQCGGGAGWSSSWVERLANEVPALLARQQPARWAALGVSLYRGRLRFDSPGGGQPAPAACPAEVVTLSMPPDGMLRLPAWRGALHAELVSARGVPWSALQGMQVGARAGGEQFQAGPGRPARSLKKQYQQAGVPTWARAGPLCWQAGTLLFAPGLGMDARHWAAEGGPQWGLQWVPDGPDGSTDTGLPPVLVSR; translated from the coding sequence TTGAGCGCGACCGTGCTTGAAGGCCCGGCCGTGGTGGCCGTGGCCTGCAGCGGGGGGCGGGACTCCCTGGCGCTGCTCCATGCGACCGCCAGTGCCGCACGCGATGTGCCGGGGTTGGCGGTCGTTGCATTTCACGTGCACCACGGCCTGAGCGCCCATGCCGATGCATGGCAGGCGCACGTCGAGCGCTGCTGTGCGGCCTGGGTCAAGCAGGGCCTGCCGGTGCGCTGCATGGTGCGCCGCGTTCAGTGCGCGGACGATGGGCGAGGCGTGGAGGCTGCAGCCCGTGCCGCGCGGTATGAGGCCCTGCGCGACATGGCGCGGGAAGCCGGTGCAGACCGCGTGCTGCTGGCGCACCACCGCCGGGATCAGGCCGAAACCGTGTTGCTGCAAGCCTTGCGCGGTGGCAGCGCAGCCGGCCTGGCGGCCATGCCGCGTGAGGCATGGCGAGGTGGCATTTGCTGGATCCGTCCGTGGCTTGGCCACACGCGGCAGGCGATCGACGCGTACATCGCAGCGCACGGGTTGGCGCCTGTGGAGGATGACAGCAACGACAGCCCCGCCTTTGCGCGCAACCGCCTGCGCCTGGCGGTGTGGCCGGCGCTGACGCAGGCGTTTCCGGAGGCCGAGGCCGCGCTTGCCGCATCAGCCCGACGGCTGGCCGATGCGCAGGCCGTGGTTGACCAGGCGGTGACGGGCGCGCTGAACGGGTTGACGGATGGCGCCGGTGCGCTGGATGCGGCGGGTTGGGCGGACCTGGACGCCCCGATGCGCCGGTTGATGCTGGTCAAGTGGTCGCAGTGCGGGGGCGGAGCAGGGTGGTCGTCGAGCTGGGTGGAACGCCTGGCCAATGAGGTGCCGGCCTTGTTGGCGCGTCAGCAGCCTGCTCGCTGGGCCGCGCTTGGCGTGTCGCTTTATCGCGGGCGCTTGCGGTTCGATTCGCCCGGGGGCGGGCAACCTGCTCCGGCGGCTTGTCCCGCCGAGGTGGTGACGCTCAGCATGCCGCCCGATGGGATGCTGCGCCTGCCCGCCTGGCGCGGGGCCCTGCATGCCGAGCTGGTGTCGGCGCGGGGTGTGCCTTGGTCGGCCTTGCAAGGGATGCAAGTGGGTGCGCGTGCGGGCGGCGAGCAGTTTCAGGCGGGGCCCGGCAGGCCGGCGCGCTCACTGAAGAAGCAATACCAGCAGGCCGGTGTGCCGACATGGGCACGCGCAGGCCCGTTGTGCTGGCAGGCCGGCACCTTGCTGTTTGCCCCAGGGCTGGGTATGGACGCCCGGCACTGGGCCGCCGAAGGGGGGCCTCAATGGGGGCTGCAGTGGGTGCCCGACGGGCCTGATGGCAGCACGGACACCGGATTGCCGCCTGTTTTGGTGTCGCGTTAA
- a CDS encoding nuclear transport factor 2 family protein, translated as MQVAVPHVGLRLTSLAAKVLLVASLSVAAFGARADDVADVQRLLSAGKNAEALQKADQFLSSKPRDPMMRFLRGISLSQAGRSAEAITAFTKLTEDFPELPEPFNNLAVLYAQQGQYDKARTALEMAIRTNPSYATAYENLGDVYAKLASQAYSKALQIDTRSAVAPKLAMIRDLFPKERNSMVAAAGQAPSPAPAPTPVTPPSATPAPVTPPPAVKPPPAPPAAKPAPAPAPEPKPAPAEPKADHRAKDVEAAVRAWADAWGRKDLKDYFAAYARDFDGGKSRKAWEEERRDRINGKRSISVRISNLRIEVDGNKAVARFRQDYKADSLSVSSGKRLDLVQRGNSWVIVKESTGS; from the coding sequence ATGCAAGTTGCAGTGCCCCATGTCGGCCTTCGCCTGACCTCCCTGGCAGCGAAGGTTCTGCTCGTCGCATCCCTGTCCGTTGCGGCCTTCGGCGCCCGCGCCGACGATGTGGCCGATGTCCAGCGCCTGCTGTCGGCAGGCAAGAATGCCGAGGCACTGCAGAAGGCCGACCAGTTCCTCTCCAGCAAGCCGCGCGACCCGATGATGCGATTCCTGCGTGGCATCAGCCTGTCGCAGGCGGGCCGCAGTGCCGAAGCCATCACGGCCTTCACCAAGCTCACGGAAGACTTCCCCGAGCTGCCCGAGCCGTTCAACAACCTGGCTGTGCTGTATGCGCAGCAGGGCCAGTACGACAAGGCTCGCACGGCGCTCGAGATGGCGATCCGCACCAACCCCAGCTACGCCACCGCCTACGAAAACCTCGGCGACGTCTACGCGAAGCTGGCCAGCCAGGCTTACTCCAAAGCGCTGCAGATCGACACCCGCTCGGCTGTGGCGCCCAAGCTCGCGATGATCCGCGACCTGTTCCCCAAGGAGCGCAACAGCATGGTGGCCGCAGCCGGCCAGGCTCCGTCACCCGCACCGGCGCCGACGCCCGTTACGCCGCCGTCGGCCACGCCGGCTCCGGTGACCCCACCGCCCGCCGTCAAGCCGCCGCCTGCACCGCCGGCCGCCAAGCCGGCTCCGGCGCCAGCCCCCGAACCCAAGCCTGCGCCGGCCGAACCGAAGGCCGATCACCGCGCCAAGGACGTCGAGGCCGCCGTGCGCGCCTGGGCCGACGCCTGGGGCCGCAAGGACCTCAAGGACTACTTTGCTGCCTACGCACGCGACTTCGACGGCGGCAAGAGCCGCAAGGCCTGGGAGGAAGAGCGTCGTGATCGCATCAATGGCAAGCGCAGCATTTCGGTGCGCATCAGCAACCTGCGCATCGAGGTCGACGGCAACAAGGCGGTGGCCCGTTTCCGTCAGGATTACAAGGCCGACAGCCTGAGTGTGAGCAGCGGCAAGCGACTGGATCTGGTACAGCGCGGCAACAGCTGGGTCATCGTGAAGGAAAGCACGGGCTCGTGA
- a CDS encoding M14 family zinc carboxypeptidase, with product MLPHLPELDDLLRLIDAGGRHVQARMACKVDCGPVQFDVPVISLGSHDVTHPAVAFVGGVHGLERIGSQVVMTFLRTVIERLKWDTLLHRQLESLRMVFMPLVNPGGLWRGTRANAQGVDLMRNAPLEAEEPVPFLIGGQRLSALLPWYRGPAGQPMQPESQALCDTIERELLSRPFSIALDCHSGFGVQDRLWFPYAHTTRPLPHLAELHALRCILDQGYAHHPYVFEPQSQQYLTHGDLWDHLYLRALTGHPGHLFLPLTLEMGSWLWVKKNPRQLFNRHGIFNPLIDHRQQRVLRRHLGLMDFLARAAIGHRRWLPAAEARETLRLDALRRWYAHRPELR from the coding sequence TTGCTCCCGCACCTCCCCGAACTCGATGACCTTCTTCGGCTGATCGATGCCGGGGGCCGGCACGTCCAGGCGCGGATGGCCTGCAAGGTGGACTGCGGCCCGGTGCAGTTCGATGTGCCCGTGATCAGCCTGGGCAGCCACGATGTCACCCACCCGGCTGTGGCCTTTGTCGGCGGGGTTCACGGGCTGGAGCGAATCGGCTCGCAGGTGGTGATGACCTTTCTGCGCACCGTGATCGAACGCCTCAAATGGGACACGCTGCTGCACCGGCAGCTGGAAAGCCTTCGCATGGTGTTCATGCCGCTGGTGAACCCGGGCGGGCTCTGGCGCGGCACCCGGGCCAACGCGCAGGGGGTCGACCTCATGCGCAACGCGCCCCTGGAAGCAGAGGAACCCGTCCCCTTCCTGATCGGCGGTCAGCGGCTGAGCGCCCTCCTGCCGTGGTACCGCGGCCCGGCCGGGCAGCCCATGCAGCCCGAAAGCCAGGCGCTGTGCGACACCATCGAGCGCGAACTGCTGTCTCGTCCGTTCAGCATCGCGCTCGACTGCCATTCCGGCTTCGGCGTGCAGGACCGGCTGTGGTTTCCGTACGCCCACACGACGCGGCCACTGCCGCACCTGGCCGAACTCCACGCGCTGCGCTGCATCCTCGACCAGGGCTATGCCCATCACCCCTACGTGTTCGAGCCGCAGAGCCAGCAATACCTCACCCATGGCGACCTGTGGGACCACCTGTACCTGCGCGCGCTGACCGGCCATCCCGGCCACCTCTTCCTGCCGCTGACGCTGGAGATGGGCTCCTGGCTGTGGGTCAAGAAGAACCCCCGACAGCTCTTCAACCGCCACGGGATTTTCAACCCGCTCATCGACCATCGGCAGCAGCGCGTGCTGCGCCGGCATCTGGGCCTGATGGATTTTCTGGCGCGTGCTGCCATCGGACACCGGCGCTGGCTTCCTGCAGCCGAAGCCCGAGAAACCTTGCGGCTGGATGCCCTGCGCCGCTGGTACGCCCACAGACCGGAACTGCGATAG
- a CDS encoding DNA-3-methyladenine glycosylase family protein: protein MGAAQTSTSLVTPTYWDDACRHLAKRDRVMRKLVADHGHARLYTRGDAFTTLARSIVGQQVSVASAQAVWNRLLGLFEVESEDARGPLKVQDLLRVEPDVLRKVGLSARKVDYLRDLAGHFDNGQVHVSDWQKMDDEAIIEELTDIRGIGRWTAEMFLIFHLLRPNVLPLDDVGLIKGISQNYFSGEPVSRAEARDVAEAWAPYRTVGTWYLWRSLDPLPSDA from the coding sequence ATGGGTGCAGCCCAGACGAGCACCAGCCTGGTCACGCCCACTTACTGGGACGACGCCTGTCGCCATCTGGCCAAGCGCGATCGCGTGATGCGCAAGCTGGTGGCCGATCACGGCCATGCACGCCTCTACACGCGTGGCGATGCCTTCACCACCCTGGCGCGTTCGATCGTGGGCCAGCAGGTGTCGGTGGCGTCGGCGCAGGCGGTGTGGAACCGTCTGCTTGGCCTGTTCGAGGTCGAGTCCGAAGATGCGCGGGGCCCGCTGAAGGTGCAGGACCTGCTGCGCGTCGAGCCCGATGTGCTGCGCAAGGTGGGTTTGTCTGCGCGCAAGGTGGATTACCTGCGCGACCTGGCCGGCCACTTCGACAACGGCCAGGTGCATGTGAGCGACTGGCAGAAGATGGACGACGAGGCCATCATCGAGGAACTGACCGACATTCGCGGCATCGGTCGTTGGACGGCCGAGATGTTCCTGATCTTCCACCTGCTGCGTCCGAACGTGCTGCCCCTTGACGACGTGGGGCTCATCAAGGGCATCAGCCAGAACTATTTCAGCGGTGAACCCGTGTCGCGTGCCGAGGCACGCGACGTGGCCGAGGCCTGGGCACCGTACCGTACCGTGGGCACCTGGTATCTTTGGCGCAGCCTTGATCCGCTGCCCTCCGACGCCTGA